The DNA window CGCCGCCGATGCTGGCCCGCCTGCCGCCCGGCGGGTCCGGACGCATCCGGCGCGTGGCCGGGGATGCCTTTGCGCTGCCGCTGCGCAGCCGAATTGCCGACCTGGTGCTCGTGCACAACGCCCCGTTCGACCCGGCGGAGCTGTTCCGCGCGGCCGCTTCCTCGGGCGCGGTGGCAGTGATCCTCAGCAGCGCCGCCCTGCTGCCCCGCTGGCTGCGGCGCTGGAGACCGGCCAGCCCGGCCGGCTGGCAGTGTGTCCGGGAACTCCACGCGGGTCGCGGCATCGCCTGGGTCTTCCGCCGGGAGGCGGTCAGTCCCGGGCGGACAGCCAGCGGATGGTGAGGAAGAAGACCAGGATCCCGAAGCATGCGGCCCCGGACTCCTTCTCAGAGGTTCTCCACAGCCCGCGCCGCGCTGGTCTCTCCGCCGCGCCAGGCCCGGCGGGCGGCCACCGTC is part of the Armatimonadota bacterium genome and encodes:
- a CDS encoding class I SAM-dependent methyltransferase, producing the protein MAAFLRALGGAVTDAGYLLLAASPPLRAAYRRWAKGRYRALALRYAATISDDPTYFAPLAALLQALGPAPPAIIAEVGAGTGGATLLLARAYPDAFLAAIDVSPPMLARLPPGGSGRIRRVAGDAFALPLRSRIADLVLVHNAPFDPAELFRAAASSGAVAVILSSAALLPRWLRRWRPASPAGWQCVRELHAGRGIAWVFRREAVSPGRTASGW